In the genome of Pichia kudriavzevii chromosome 4, complete sequence, one region contains:
- a CDS encoding uncharacterized protein (PKUD0D04440; similar to Saccharomyces cerevisiae YGR266W; ancestral locus Anc_5.39) encodes MSYSQQKILDAWFKPLPLEEYCDLVKDNIPENIPKTDSCPKDYRLGRLDIACGPLVRFLASHENNSNNYRGSIMIVVRNIDDGIDVPTLQFVIGPSVSDGTKEHSIAEEAPIDSKVIYKEQNFTFIRYSFMFQLKEFEQRVRYSIDGDFKPHFQFFLPSSLKSMNVMSYSCNGFSLAVETESFKSSLWLDVLRKHNQTNFHYHVMVGGGDQIYADSVKNSSTELAKWLKHKHLHAYEKSTPEMVESLNDFYLNHYIKWFGKGYWEGINGKTIQAAYPIALSTIPQINIFDDHDIIDGYGSYKDITMRQDIFKTLGQRAFFYYMLFQHHTHPDEPTEPESSWIIGKKPGPYINQLSRSVFAKLGRNIGFLGMDNRTERTKKQVVMPETYDAIFNRLEDEVSKSESAGKPLKHLYVLLGVPICYPRMVFLERLASSPLARPLKFLARHGVIARGLVNEFDGEIELLDDMEDHWCSHHHKKERNALMKRLIAFGHEHSIRITILSGDVHLCCISRFRDDSGRKSYKSPENDPSFIINLISSAIVNVAPPDGMAKFLSYRAKEHIFESFIKEDMVPLFELEPASNKKRATNMFMNKRNYADLVPVENISTEYKSERFGVDTANKYFVPGAVDGPSLSITYDENKHESSKTNGKIGYPFDEDGILATLHVEVDHSDVSSKTGDYDFVVPSLKLSD; translated from the coding sequence ATGAGCTATTCTCAACAAAAGATATTAGATGCCTGGTTCAAACCGTTACCGCTTGAGGAGTATTGTGATTTGGTGAAGGACAATATTCCAGAAAACATCCCCAAGACAGACTCTTGCCCAAAGGATTACAGGTTGGGCAGGCTAGACATAGCATGTGGACCACTAGTGAGATTTTTGGCGTCCCATGAGAATAACTCAAATAATTACAGGGGCTCGATTATGATTGTCGTGAGGAATATTGATGACGGCATCGACGTCCCCACTCTGCAGTTTGTCATTGGACCATCTGTTTCAGACGGTACAAAAGAGCATTCCATTGCCGAAGAAGCTCCAATCGATTCAAAAGTTATCTATAAGGAGCAAAATTTCACATTTATTCGATACTCATTTATGTTCCAGCTAAAAGAATTTGAACAAAGGGTTAGATACTCAATTGATGGTGATTTCAAACCGCACTTTCAGTTTTTCCTACCTTCCTccttgaaatcaatgaatgTCATGTCTTACTCCTGTAATGGATTTTCCTTGGCAGTGGAAACTGAATCTTTTAAGAGTTCCCTTTGGCTAGACGTTTTACGTAAACATAATCAAACCAATTTCCATTACCATGTGATGGTAGGCGGTGGTGACCAAATTTATGCAGATAGTGTGAAGAATAGCTCTACTGAGCTCGCTAAATGGCTAAAACATAAACATCTACATGCATATGAGAAAAGTACCCCTGAAATGGTGGAATCCCTGAATGACTTTTATCTCAACCATTATATAAAATGGTTTGGAAAAGGTTACTGGGAAGGTATCAATGGTAAAACCATCCAGGCTGCATATCCAATTGCATTGTCTACTATTCCGCAAATTAACATTTTTGATGATCATGATATCATTGATGGGTATGGGTCATATAAGGATATTACAATGCGTCaggatattttcaaaacacTTGGCCAACGTGCTTTCTTTTATTATATGTTATTCCAACACCACACTCATCCGGATGAGCCAACAGAACCAGAATCTTCATGGATCATTGGGAAAAAACCTGGTCCTTACATCAACCAGCTATCGAGATCTGTGTTTGCCAAATTAGGAAGAAATATTGGATTTCTAGGTATGGATAACAGAACTGAGCGTACCAAGAAGCAGGTAGTGATGCCAGAAACTTACGATGCGATTTTTAATAGATTGGAAGATGAGgtttcaaaatcagaaagTGCCGGCAAACCACTAAAACATCTCTATGTCTTGTTGGGTGTCCCCATCTGCTATCCAAGGATGGTATTTTTAGAACGACTTGCATCATCACCACTAGCGAGACCCTTAAAGTTTCTTGCTCGTCATGGAGTAATTGCAAGGGGATTAGTTAATGAGTTTGATGGTGAAATAGAGTTGTTGGATGACATGGAAGACCACTGGTGctctcatcatcataaaaaggaaagaaatgCTTTAATGAAAAGACTCATTGCATTTGGGCATGAACACAGCATTAGAATTACCATCTTATCAGGTGATGTTCATCTATGTTGCATTTCAAGATTTAGAGATGACTCTGGTAGAAAATCATACAAATCCCCCGAAAACGATCCCAGCTTTATCATCAATCTTATTTCATCAGCAATTGTAAACGTTGCACCACCTGACGGAATGGCAAAGTTTTTGTCGTATCGTGCAAAGGAGCACATTTTTGAGAGTTTTATCAAGGAAGACATGGTACCGCTTTTTGAGCTTGAACCCGCAAGCAATAAGAAACGTGCTACCAATATGTTTATgaacaaaagaaactacGCGGACTTGGTCCCTGTGGAAAATATATCTACTGAATATAAAAGTGAAAGGTTTGGAGTTGACACGGCAAACAAATACTTCGTTCCTGGAGCAGTCGATGGACCTTCTCTTAGTATAACATACGATGAGAATAAACATGAAAGTTCCAAAACTAATGGCAAGATCGGCTATCCATTTGATGAGGATGGCATTTTAGCAACCCTGCATGTTGAGGTTGATCACAGTGATGTCAGCAGCAAAACCGGAGATTACGATTTTGTTGTCCCTTCGTTAAAGTTATCTGATTAA
- a CDS encoding uncharacterized protein (PKUD0D04460; similar to Saccharomyces cerevisiae YLR007W (NSE1); ancestral locus Anc_5.231) yields MSDILIENYVQQLNDPETYTDVHAAVIDLVMSVRTISKDQLMVYLQKAILTVLLDSTEDSTIEEELRSSIDSTVKNQYININTLHSVLHSINVKLDVFGMEIAESRDMDTSTEILYSFINKKGTGAIQLSTKYTQNDIQLVKHVVDRIFAPEHVLQSSVTDAEGNILHRITYSVPYMSMIKHLRNGPEQLDDEDMPLMTKLSFDESELFLQDLELYGWLELYNDCFTLSTRGLVELKDFLIKTYGSYPDGTISTCFGCKDILTRGCACPNSSCNVRFHKDCKNLFRKSRNTSACPNSDCDADIEDFYSF; encoded by the coding sequence ATGTCAGACATTCTGATAGAAAACTATGTACAGCAACTAAACGACCCCGAAACATACACCGATGTTCATGCGGCGGTTATAGATTTGGTCATGAGTGTGCGTACTATAAGTAAGGATCAACTAATGGTATATCTTCAAAAAGCCATTCTGACTGTTTTACTCGATTCGACTGAAGATTCCACAATAGAGGAGGAACTGAGGAGTAGTATAGACTCTACTGTTAAAAACCAATATATAAACATCAATACTTTGCACTCTGTCTTACATTCAATAAATGTGAAACTAGATGTTTTTGGAATGGAAATCGCCGAATCCAGAGACATGGATACATCAACCGAGATATTGTATTCCTTCATCAATAAGAAAGGTACTGGTGCAATACAACTATCGACAAAATACACTCAGAATGACATTCAACTTGTGAAACACGTGGTTGATCGGATCTTTGCTCCTGAACATGTGCTGCAATCAAGTGTAACTGATGCCGAAGGGAATATCCTTCATCGTATTACATACTCTGTCCCTTATATGAGCATGATCAAACATTTGCGAAATGGCCCCGAGCAGTTAGATGACGAAGATATGCCGCTGATGACCAAATTGTCATTTGATGAATCCGAGTTGTTTTTACAAGATCTGGAACTATACGGCTGGTTGGAGCTGTATAACGATTGTTTTACACTATCTACAAGGGGGTTAGTCGAGTTGAAAGATTTCCTTATAAAAACGTATGGAAGCTATCCCGATGGGACCATCTCCACGTGCTTTGGATGCAAAGATATACTCACTCGTGGATGTGCATGTCCGAATTCTTCATGTAACGTACGTTTTCACAAGGATTGTAAAAACCTATTTCGAAAATCTAGGAATACCAGTGCTTGCCCTAATTCTGATTGTGATGCAGATATTGAGGATTTTTATAGTTTCTAA
- a CDS encoding uncharacterized protein (PKUD0D04510; similar to Saccharomyces cerevisiae YGR246C (BRF1); ancestral locus Anc_5.80), whose protein sequence is MAAKACKQCGGTSFTREYHTASGDLACTNCGAVQEENPIVSEVTFSENAAGGATVQGSYVSNDQSGASFGNRGSLESREQTIQNGKRRIKNVALALGIPEHVSDSAHSWFKLALTNNFVQGRRSQNVIAACLYIACRKFNTHHMLIDFSIRLQVSVYAIGATFLKMVKALHITGLPLVDPSLYIQHFAEKLNFGKKTPKVINDAKKLAKRMSNDWLYEGRRPAGIAGACILLSARMNNFRRSHLEIVAVTHVSAPTIQQRLHEFKKSNASKLTVEEFKAGKKVEAALPPSYVKGKDSESKLRQELKELESAGDKMMNDPVLGAMLEDADITEDEIQMNIKRILDRKKRDLSRKITSKLTFKDGSTCVEIDNESGISIEPNYEYINEEDDSERNTSMPKGQSEIEKMIEENKPRNLLTTLPTTEEMLKKIPDDEEELDKLIDDDELNALILSKEESELKERLWVGTNHDFLVEQERKRLKVETDKIAGHSTQTRKRRKKEESGETENKQSGLGGFAGFMRATMSGNSSATDNAKALLTSKTLSKKINYNAVNSLFDD, encoded by the coding sequence ATGGCTGCTAAAGCGTGTAAGCAATGTGGTGGAACATCATTTACCAGGGAATACCACACCGCGTCAGGTGATTTGGCGTGCACCAACTGTGGTGCTGTTCAAGAGGAGAATCCAATTGTCTCTGAGGTGACCTTCTCTGAAAATGCTGCCGGAGGTGCAACTGTGCAAGGTTCCTATGTCAGTAACGATCAGAGTGGAGCCTCCTTTGGTAACCGTGGGTCTCTAGAGTCTAGGGAGCAGACCATCCAAAACGGTAAAAGGAGAATCAAGAATGTCGCATTAGCATTGGGCATACCCGAGCATGTATCCGATAGTGCTCATTCGTGGTTTAAATTGGCATTAACAAACAACTTTGTACAAGGTCGAAGATCACAGAATGTCATTGCAGCGTGCTTGTATATTGCCTGCAGAAAGTTTAACACTCATCATATGCTGATTGATTTCTCAATAAGATTACAAGTTAGTGTTTATGCCATCGGCGCCACGTTTCTGAAAATGGTTAAAGCTTTGCATATTACTGGATTGCCACTAGTCGATCCGTCGTTATATATCCAACATTTTGCTGAAAAACTCAACTTTGGGAAGAAAACACCCAAAGTCATAAATGATGCCAAAAAGCTAGCCAAAAGAATGTCAAACGATTGGTTATACGAGGGTAGAAGACCTGCTGGTATAGCTGGCGCATGTATCTTACTTTCTGCACGTATGAATAATTTCAGAAGGTCGCATTTAGAAATTGTTGCTGTTACACATGTCAGTGCCCCAACGATCCAGCAGAGACTTCAtgaattcaagaaaagCAATGCCTCCAAGTTGACggttgaagaattcaaggCTGGCAAGAAGGTGGAGGCGGCTTTGCCGCCATCTTATGTGAAAGGTAAAGATAGCGAGTCCAAACTACGACAGGAACTTAAAGAGCTAGAATCTGCAGGTGATAAGATGATGAACGATCCGGTTTTAGGGGCCATGTTGGAAGACGCCGACATCACCGAGGACGAAATACAAATGAATATAAAGAGAATCTTGGACAGGAAGAAGCGTGACTTGTCCAGAAAAATCACGAGCAAGCTAACCTTCAAAGATGGTAGCACTTGTGTGGAAATAGATAACGAGAGTGGGATTTCCATTGAGCCTAACTACGAATACATAAACGAGGAGGACGATTCCGAACGAAATACAAGCATGCCAAAGGGGCAAAGTGAGATAGAAAAAATGATCGAAGAAAATAAGCCTAGAAATTTATTGACAACATTACCAACGACGGAGGAGATGCTAAAAAAGATACCTGACgacgaagaagaattggataaattgattgatgatgatgaactAAACGCTCTTATTTTaagcaaagaagaaagtgaaTTGAAGGAGCGACTATGGGTGGGTACCAACCATGACTTTCTTGTTGAACAAGAACGAAAGAGGCTCAAGGTGGAAACGGACAAGATTGCTGGACATTCCACTCAGACAAGAAAGCGCCGTAAGAAGGAAGAAAGCGGTGAGACAGAAAACAAGCAGAGTGGCTTGGGTGGGTTTGCTGGGTTTATGCGTGCAACTATGTCTGGGAATTCCTCTGCTACAGACAATGCCAAGGCTTTATTGACAAGCAAGACATTgagcaaaaaaatcaactaCAACGCAGTGAACAgtttatttgatgattaa
- a CDS encoding uncharacterized protein (PKUD0D04450; similar to Saccharomyces cerevisiae YGR172C (YIP1); ancestral locus Anc_5.177), whose translation MSYYQQYQHTANNSTGNYGQYGGYNGGYSLNTNSTTNIPPTNFMPSGSMATPSARTVDYEAPLPPGILAAFSTSGYPGEAPLFEELGVNFGHIRAKTMAVLSLKSNSLGEDIIQDSDMAGPILFCLLFGTLLLLSGKTHFGYIYGVALFGTVSLHWLFKLMSSATDGDLDFLRTASVIGYCLLPLVLLSAIAVLLQLNNFIGYTFSVICVAWCTWAASGFFVRVLKLSNARPLIAYPLGMFYSVFALMTVFAEKKA comes from the coding sequence ATGTCCTACTACCAGCAATACCAGCATACAGCGAATAACTCCACTGGTAATTATGGACAATACGGTGGCTACAACGGCGGCTATTCCTTGAATACCAACTCTACTACGAATATTCCACCAACCAACTTCATGCCTTCTGGATCAATGGCGACGCCATCTGCAAGGACAGTTGACTATGAAGCCCCTTTACCGCCAGGAATACTGGCGGCATTTTCGACATCGGGGTATCCTGGGGAAGCTCCACTTTTCGAAGAATTGGGCGTAAATTTCGGTCACATCAGGGCCAAGACAATGGCAGTGTTGAGCTTAAAGAGTAACTCATTGGGAGAAGACATCATCCAGGATAGTGACATGGCTGGACCTATTCTTTTCTGTCTACTATTTGGTACGCTATTACTGCTAAGTGGGAAAACACATTTTGGTTATATCTATGGTGTTGCATTGTTTGGAACTGTTAGTTTGCACTGGTTATTCAAGCTAATGAGTTCTGCCACTGACGGTGATTTAGACTTTTTAAGAACCGCTAGTGTTATAGGGTACTGTTTATTACCTCTAGTACTGCTAAGTGCCATTGCAGTTCTTCTACAGCTAAACAATTTCATTGGATACACCTTCTCTGTTATATGTGTCGCCTGGTGCACCTGGGCAGCCAGTGGATTCTTTGTCAGAGTCTTGAAGTTGTCCAATGCTAGACCTTTGATTGCATATCCATTAGGAATGTTTTATTCTGTCTTTGCATTAATGACTGTCtttgctgaaaaaaaagcatgA
- a CDS encoding uncharacterized protein (PKUD0D04480; similar to Saccharomyces cerevisiae YMR293C (HER2); ancestral locus Anc_5.33), translated as MKTNLNHIKQVNKRYNIFTSLRKAPVVHEDFSYAPLVHTTYAIKDNFTTREEPTTCSSKILSSYISPFDSTVVTLLKQNGTHCIGKTNMDEFAMGNSTTSGVFGPTLNPLYEQNEDLVEKYEEFEFGTKDSISETDGETISREILFGKGEDISEHSYLVPKLSSDFSAKISDKQRIVGGSSGGSAAAVASDLVDFSIGSDTGGSVRLPASYTGIYGFKPTYGRISRWGLVAYSQSLDTVGIMSKSVDNIWKVFTCLDLPDAKDPSCLTESVREDMAIERLNSKKNVGKKFKVGIPVELQLEGMSGAVKGAWKDLLIKLQKSKLIEVYSVSVPSIKYALPTYYTLVTSEASSNLSRYDGIRYGYRAGESVCDLAKEPEFVTTRSRGFGEEVKSRILLGNYTLSSYGYNSHFMKATGVRGMLIDEFNKVFRDRNMLVDKYFPNSAGVDMMIVPTAVHEPAPINEVCGSTDAVKSYMDDVCTIPMSLAGLPSMSIPFGGKSMGFQLVGQHGQDYKVLEFTRLVEEVLDAK; from the coding sequence ATGAAgacaaatttgaatcaCATAAAGCAGGTCAACAAACGATATAATATCTTTACATCGTTGAGAAAAGCTCCAGTTGTACATGAAGACTTCAGCTATGCACCTTTAGTACATACAACCTACGCTATTAAAGATAACTTTACAACTAGAGAGGAGCCTACAACATGCTCATCAAAGATATTATCGTCCTACATCTCTCCATTCGATTCCACTGTTGTTACTTTGTTGAAACAAAATGGGACCCATTGCATTGGTAAAACCAATATGGACGAATTTGCAATGGGTAATTCCACCACTTCTGGGGTTTTTGGTCCCACATTGAACCCACTGTATGAACAAAACGAGGATTTGGTTGAGAAATACgaagaatttgagtttGGGACAAAGGATTCTATCTCAGAAACCGATGGagaaacaatttcaagGGAAATCTTATTTGGAAAAGGTGAAGATATTAGTGAACACTCATATCTTGTTCCGAAGCTTTCTAGCGATTTCAGTGCCAAGATCTCCGATAAACAAAGAATAGTTGGAGGCTCCAGTGGAGGTTCTGCTGCAGCAGTTGCCAGTGATTTAgtggatttttcaattggcTCCGATACAGGCGGTTCGGTTAGGTTGCCTGCAAGCTATACTGGCATTTATGGATTCAAACCTACATATGGCCGTATCTCAAGATGGGGGTTGGTTGCATACTCGCAGAGCTTAGACACTGTTGGTATAATGTCGAAGAGTGTCGACAACATATGGAAAGTCTTCACGTGCTTAGATTTACCTGATGCCAAAGATCCCTCGTGTTTGACTGAATCTGTTAGAGAAGACATGGCTATCGAAAGACTGAACAGTAAGAAAAATGTGGGGAAGAAGTTCAAGGTTGGTATTCCAGTTGAGCTGCAGTTGGAAGGCATGAGTGGAGCAGTTAAGGGAGCCTGGAAagatttattgataaaattgcaaaaatcGAAACTAATCGAGGTGTATTCTGTTAGTGTACCATCAATTAAGTATGCTTTGCCTACATATTATACGCTAGTGACATCTGAAGCCTCCTCTAATTTGAGTAGGTACGATGGTATTAGGTACGGTTATCGGGCAGGAGAGAGTGTGTGTGACCTCGCCAAGGAGCCTGAGTTTGTGACTACACGGAGTAGAGGGTTTGGAGAAGAAGTCAAGAGCCGTATACTATTGGGTAACTATACACTCAGTTCGTACGGATACAACTCACACTTCATGAAAGCGACTGGTGTGAGAGGCATGCTAATTGACGAGTTCAACAAAGTGTTTAGAGATCGTAACATGTTGGTCGACAAGTACTTCCCCAACAGCGCTGGCGTGGATATGATGATTGTACCTACTGCCGTTCACGAGCCTGCTCCGATCAATGAGGTATGTGGCTCCACTGATGCAGTCAAAAGCTACATGGATGATGTGTGTACTATTCCAATGTCCCTAGCGGGTCTACCGTCAATGTCGATTCCCTTTGGCGGCAAGTCTATGGGATTTCAACTAGTTGGGCAACACGGACAGGACTATAAGGTGCTCGAGTTCACTCGTTTGGTGGAAGAAGTGCTGGACGCCAAATAG
- a CDS encoding uncharacterized protein (PKUD0D04470; similar to Saccharomyces cerevisiae YLR015W (BRE2); ancestral locus Anc_5.236), whose amino-acid sequence MAKKQKVIPRLKPTPYELNDLITTLKQPQLVPSAKLYTKDCDTIQLYTTPDLPNNKRGFKYTPCRPNPLLDSSLYSTTDLPPFTAHWSYFDRSPDILVDEDMAIVGCQEGDGWRSVRAEYGLREKRWYIEYEIISGIPKVGGDESINNNADSRSHTPVIEAGSSVAHVRVGIARREASLEAPVGFDGYGYGIRDINCEKVHLSRRGDIGTKRDLKIGDIIGILIELPDIQTQKEISKAMIYEKTLEEPQKLDPALDSKNINDSFIGKGVEREMIPIKYKNNLYFEEYEYTGSKQMDHLLNPVTVFGEHAMPDNKRSQPAKLPNSSMTLYINGEKFGVPFTNLIAFLPPASEQRAARDQKSKKQLDDFIVDRDDGTLGYYPMVSCFRGGAVKLNTSSKVWRVPQDLDSALNSGTIKPYGLRMHSSIVEQTVYDLIEDAVNKYLDRKERDFLAEKL is encoded by the coding sequence ATGGccaaaaaacaaaaagttaTTCCACGGCTTAAACCTACACCCTATGAACTGAACGATTTGATTACAACATTGAAGCAACCCCAATTAGTACCAAGCGCAAAGCTTTATACTAAGGATTGTGATACAATTCAACTGTACACAACACCAGATTTACCTAACAACAAACGGGGGTTTAAGTACACACCATGCCGGCCGAATCCACTTTTAGATTCTTCACtatattcaacaacagacCTCCCACCGTTTACGGCCCATTGGTCGTACTTTGATAGATCTCCGGACATCTTAGTCGATGAGGATATGGCAATAGTAGGATGTCAGGAAGGAGACGGGTGGAGAAGTGTACGTGCAGAGTACGGATTACGAGAAAAGCGATGGTACATTGAATATGAGATTATCAGTGGTATTCCTAAGGTTGGAGGTGATGAATCCATTAACAATAACGCTGATTCGAGGTCGCATACACCAGTTATTGAAGCCGGAAGTTCAGTTGCCCATGTACGAGTGGGAATCGCTCGTAGAGAGGCCTCGCTGGAAGCACCAGTTGGCTTTGATGGATATGGTTATGGAATTAGAGATATCAATTGTGAGAAAGTCCATTTGAGTAGAAGGGGTGATATTGGAACAAAAAGAGATCTTAAGATTGGTGATATCATTGGAATATTAATTGAACTACCAGACATACAAACACagaaagaaatatcaaAGGCTATGATTTACGAAAAAACGTTGGAAGAGCCCCAAAAGCTGGACCCTGCATTGGACTCAAAGAACATCAATGATTCATTCATTGGAAAAGGTGTAGAAAGAGAGATGATTCcaataaaatataaaaacaaCTTATACTTTGAGGAGTACGAATATACTGGTTCTAAGCAAATGGACCATCTACTCAATCCAGTGACTGTTTTTGGTGAACATGCTATGCCTGATAACAAACGATCACAGCCAGCCAAACTGccaaattcttcaatgacTCTATATATAAATGGTGAGAAATTTGGTGTGCCATTTACAAATTTAATTGCGTTTCTACCACCTGCTAGTGAGCAAAGGGCAGCCAGGGACCAGAAATCTAAAAAGCAGCTAGATGACTTTATTGTTGATCGAGATGACGGGACTTTGGGCTACTATCCAATGGTCAGTTGCTTCAGGGGAGGAGCAGTCAAACTTAATACTAGTAGTAAAGTATGGAGAGTTCCTCAGGATTTAGATTCCGCCCTGAACTCAGGTACCATTAAGCCATATGGATTACGCATGCATTCAAGCATTGTGGAACAAACTGTCTATGACTTAATAGAAGACGCAGTGAACAAATATTTGGAtagaaaagagagagatTTTCTTGCAGAAAAGTTATAG
- a CDS encoding uncharacterized protein (PKUD0D04500; similar to Saccharomyces cerevisiae YGR268C (HUA1); ancestral locus Anc_5.36) yields MSFQNNRRPQRSGGSTPAASDLPVFDPNTDIPDEPPPSYDESVADPSIPDNYEAEQPPRQPLRPPEQPPRRSSSTRRPGNSEKLQPPLVHATSNTSSTHSSSTSTYSMSTSVHSGGHSPYVSSSQFRPPPNPPTPTSYQASATELPPPTAINPNPYLPWRYSPSYRCSKCENTGFKKKNGHPCKKCWGKFRPGVVPPKSQAELERLTNHKPAPKPLNPNVFKLPPGTVSMSMPSMPMVPQMPMAPQMAMPMPPQPAIVSPGDPRIGGVLCPRCKGRGMVHFFLDLERCHVCNGLGRVASNGRPL; encoded by the coding sequence ATGAGTTTCCAGAACAATAGGCGGCCCCAGCGTTCAGGGGGATCGACACCGGCGGCAAGCGATCTGCCTGTGTTTGATCCAAACACAGACATTCCCGATGAACCTCCACCATCATATGACGAATCTGTTGCAGATCCGTCCATTCCAGACAACTACGAAGCGGAACAACCGCCACGCCAGCCTTTGAGACCGCCAGAGCAGCCACCGAGACGAAGCTCCAGTACAAGGCGTCCAGGGAACTCTGAAAAGCTACAGCCTCCTTTGGTCCATGCAACATCCAACACCTCATCGACACACTCATCTAGTACGTCTACATATAGCATGTCCACATCTGTCCATAGTGGTGGCCATTCGCCGTATGTGAGCAGCTCGCAGTTCAGACCTCCCCCAAACCCACCCACACCCACCAGCTACCAAGCAAGTGCTACAGAGCTTCCCCCTCCAACTGCGATCAATCCAAATCCTTATCTCCCCTGGAGATACTCACCGTCTTATCGATGTTCGAAATGTGAAAATACTGgtttcaaaaagaaaaacggACATCCGTGCAAGAAATGTTGGGGCAAGTTCAGACCTGGAGTTGTTCCTCCAAAGTCTCAGGCAGAACTAGAGAGACTCACCAATCATAAGCCGGCACCCAAACCGTTGAATCCAAACGTTTTCAAGCTGCCGCCAGGTACAGTTTCCATGTCAATGCCATCCATGCCAATGGTTCCACAAATGCCTATGGCTCCCCAAATGGCCATGCCAATGCCGCCTCAACCTGCCATTGTTTCCCCCGGTGACCCCAGAATCGGCGGTGTCTTGTGCCCAAGATGCAAGGGTAGAGGTATGGTGCATTTCTTCCTAGATCTTGAAAGATGCCACGTCTGTAATGGATTGGGAAGGGTTGCTTCTAACGGTAGACCGCTATAA
- a CDS encoding uncharacterized protein (PKUD0D04490; similar to Saccharomyces cerevisiae YMR292W (GOT1); ancestral locus Anc_5.35) has translation MLWLSQTQKFGVFFTSAGALLFFLGIMSFFDAGLLSMANILFLVGICLIIGPQKTLYFFTRPEKIRGTLAFAIGIILILSKRPFIGFVVETFGILALFGEFFATLVQFLRSMPVIGPFLSHPMVAPVVDRIAGVRVLPI, from the coding sequence atgctcTGGCTTTCTCAGACACAGAAGtttggtgtttttttcaCCTCTGCCGGGGCCctactttttttccttgggATTATGTCCTTCTTTGATGCTGGTTTGCTGTCAATGGCCAATATACTCTTCTTGGTGGGGATTTGTCTTATTATTGGTCCACAGAAAACTCTGTACTTTTTCACAAGACCGGAAAAAATACGTGGGACACTTGCTTTTGCTATAGGAATCATTCTCATTCTCTCCAAGCGGCCATTTATTGggtttgttgttgaaacaTTTGGAATACTGGCCTTGTTTGGCGAGTTCTTTGCAACTCTAGTCCAGTTCTTGAGGTCAATGCCAGTCATTGGACCATTCTTATCCCATCCTATGGTTGCTCCAGTGGTGGACAGAATTGCAGGTGTTCGTGTCCTTCCAATCTGA